In Rhizobium sp. BG4, the genomic stretch GGCAGAAGCCCTGGCTCGCGACCTATCCGGATATCGTACCGGCCGAAATTCCGCCGCTGGAATACGAATCGGTTGCCGAACTGCTGGAAAAGTCCTGTGAGCGCTATGCCGATCGCGTCGCCTTCTCCAGCATGGGGAAGGCACTGACCTATCGCGATCTCGAAGTGCAGACACGCAAGGTCGCCGCCTGGCTGCAGAGCCTCGGCCTGCAGAAGGGCGACCGCGTCGCCGTGATGATGCCGAACGTGCTGCAGAACCCGGTTGCCGTCTATGGCATCCTGCGCGCCGGCCTCACCGTCGTGAATGTCAATCCGCTCTATACGCCGCGCGAGCTCGAACATCAGCTGCGCGATGCCGGCGCGAAAGCGATCTTTGTGCTGGAGAATTTCGCCCGCACGGTGGAGCAGGTCCTGGTCAAGACCGACGTTCGCCATGTCGTCGTCACCTCGCTCGGCGAGATGCTCGGCGCCAAGGGACTGATCGTCAATCTGGTGGTGCGCAAGGTCAAGAAACTCGTGCCGTCCTGGTCGATCCCGCAGCACAAGACCTTCAAGCAGGTCCTTTCAGAAGGTGCAGGCCGCTCGCTGCAGCGCCCGACGCTCAGCGGCGATGATATCGCCTTCCTGCAATATACCGGCGGCACGACGGGTGTCGCCAAGGGCGCGATCCTGACGCATCGCAACCTGCTCGCCAACAAGCTGCAGCTGCAGCTCTGGCTGAAATCGGCCTTCGACAAGAAGAAGCAGCCGGATGTGCTGAACTTCCTCTGCGCCCTGCCGCTCTACCATATCTTCGCGCTGACGGTGAATTCACTAATGGGCATGTCGCTCGGCGCCCATAACATCCTGATCGCCAACCCGCGCGACATTCCGGGCTTCGTAAAGGAATTCAGCAAGGCCAATGTCCATATCTTCCCCGGCCTCAATACGCTCTTCAACGCGTTGATGAACAATGCCGAGTTCGCCAAGCTCGACTTCTCGTCGCTCGTCATGTCGCTCGGCGGCGGCATGGCTGTGCAGCGGCCGGTGGCGGAACGCTGGCTGAAGATGACCGGCTCGCACATCACCGAAGGCTATGGTCTTTCGGAGACGTCGCCTGTTGCCACCGCCAACCGCTTCGATTCCCCGGAATTCACCGGCTCGATCGGCCTGCCCATACCCTCGACCGAACTTGATATCCGCGACGAGGACGGCAATTCGCTGCCGCTCGGCGAAATCGGCGAGATCTGCATTCGCGGACCACAGGTGATGGCCGGCTACTGGAACAAGCCGGATGAGACGGCGCGAGTGATGACCCCGGACGGCTATTTCCGCACCGGCGACATGGGCTTCATGGACGAGCGTGGCTATACCAAGATCGTCGACCGCAAGAAGGACATGATCCTCGTCTCCGGCTTCAACGTCTATCCGAACGAAATCGAGGAAGTGGCGGCCATGCACCCGGGCGTTCTGGAATCGGCAGCCGTCGGCGTGCCGGACGGCCATTCGGGCGAGACGGTCAAGCTCTTTGTCGTGCGCAAGGACGCGAACCTGACCGAGGCCGACGTGAAGGCGCATTGCGCCGCCAACCTCACGAACTACAAGCGACCGCGGATCATCGAATTCCGCGACGAACTGCCGAAGAGCCCGGTCGGGAAGATCCTGCGCAAGGATCTGCGCGGTTGATCTTCACGCACAATTGAAAGCAACCATAAGGTGTGATTTGATCGCGCCGTTTCTGGGCAGAAGCAGCAGGGTCGAGACCAGCCGACCCACCGGTGAGGATGGGCCACACCGGCTTCGGCAAGAGCCTTGCCACTAGAAACGGAGGTGGTGTGATGTGGTGTAAACTGCTGAGCGTCACGCTTATGGTAAGGAAAACCCGGACGAGCTGGTCAGTGTCCGTCCGGGTAACCTACAGAAAATAAGCCCAGGCAGGCGGAGCTACAACTCCGCCTGCCACTCCATAAATATACCCGCACTCTCCCTTTTCATCAAGCGCGGCACAACTTGTGTCATTTTTTGCAGGCAGCTTGTGGCTGAACTTGATTTGCGCCCTACAAAGCGAATAGTTTCCGCAACCCTCTCCGCCTCCAAAGGAGCCTCCCATGAATGCCATCGTCGAAAAGCTGAAGAGCACTGCGGCCGCCACCAAAGCCACCGATATCCGCGCTGCCTTCGCCGCCGATCCCAAGCGCTTCTCGCGCTTTACCGCCTCCCTCGACGATCTCCTGATGGACTATTCGAAGACCGCGGTGAATGACGAGATCCTGGCGCTGCTCGTCAAGCTCGCCGAAGAAGGCGGCGTCGCGAAGAAGCGTGACGAGATGTTCTCCGGCAAGGCGATCAACTTCACCGAAGATCGCGCCGTGCTGCACACCGCGCTGCGCAACCGCTCCAACACGCCGGTGCTCGTCGATGGCAAGGATGTCATGCCTGACGTCAACTCGGTGCTCGCCGCCATGGGCAAATTTGCCGATGGCATCCGCTCGGGCGCGCTGAAGGGCGCGACTGGCAAGAAGATCACCGATGTTGTCAATATCGGTATCGGCGGCTCGGATCTCGGCCCGGTGATGGCGACGCTGGCGCTGGCGCCTTTCCATGACGGTCCGCGTGCGCATTTCGTGTCCAACATCGACGGCGCGCACATTGCCGACACGCTGAAGCTCGTTCAGCCTGAAACCACGCTGTTCATCATCGCTTCGAAGACCTTTACGACAGTCGAGACGATGACCAACGCACAGACGGCGCGCAACTTCATCGCCAAGGCTCTTGGCGACGCCGCCGTTCAGCACCATTTCGCCGCCGTTTCCACGGCGCTCGACAAGGTGGCCGCTTTCGGCATCGGCAGCGAGCGGGTCTTCGGCTTCTGGGATTGGGTTGGCGGCCGCTACTCGCTGTGGTCTGCAATCGGCCTGCCGATCATGATCGCCATCGGCCCCGAGAATTTCGGCAAGTTCCTCGATGGCGCCCATGCCGTCGACAATCACTTCCGTCAGGCGCCGGTTACCGAAAACCTGCCGATGCTGCTCGGCCTGATCGGCTTCTACCATCGCAATGTTCTTGGCTATCCGACGCGCGCCGTGCTGCCCTATGACCAGCGCCTGTCGCGCTTTCCGGCTTATCTGCAGCAGCTCGACATGGAATCGAACGGCAAGGGCGTGACGATCGACGGTACGCCGGTCGAAGGCAATTCCGGTCCGGTGGTATGGGGCGAGCCCGGCACCAACGGCCAGCACGCCTTCTACCAGCTGATTCATCAGGGCACGAGCATCATCCCCGCCGAGTTCATGATCGCCGCCAATGCCTTCGAGCCCGAGCTGCGCCACCAGCACCAGCTGCTGATGTCAAACGTTCTGGCGCAGTCGGAAGCGCTGATGAAGGGCCGCACCTTTGAGGAAGCCAAGAAGCAGCTGACCGACAAGGGCATGGACGACAAGAAGGCCGATTTCATCGCGCCGCATCGTGTCTTCACAGGCAACCGCCCGTCGATCACCTTCGTCTATGACAAGCTGACGCCCTACGCGCTCGGCCGGCTGATCGCGCTTTACGAGCATCGCGTCTTCGTCGAAGGCGTGCTCTTCCGCATCAACTCCTTCGACCAGTGGGGCGTCGAGCTCGGGAAGGAACTGGCGACCGGCCTGCTGCCTGTCGTCGAAGGCAAGGAAAGCGCTGCCGGCCACGACTCCTCGACGCAGGGTCTCGTCGCCGCTCTGGCAAAGCTTGCCAAGTAAGGCTGCGCTTCAATCGCTTATCGAGCCCATCCGCCAGCGCGGGTGGGCTTTTTTGTTTGATGCTGTCGAATGACGGGACATCTATTCGTCCTATGGGAAATGCACGAGGAGATTGCCCATGGAATTCGCCGACGACGAGCTCTTCAAGTTCGATGAAGACGGCGCCGAACCGCTCCCCGCCTCCGGCGCCGAAGGCCGGGTATCGAGTGACGGTGCTGAGATCTGGTGCGCCAGCTATGGCGCCGGTCCGGCGGTGATCCTGCTGCATGGCGGGCTCGGGAATGCCGGGAATTGGGGCTATCAGGTGCCGGCGCTCGTCGATGCCGGATATCGCGTCATCGTCATAGACAGCCGTGGCCATGGCCGCAGCACGCGCGACGACCGGCCGTTCAGCTATGTGCTGATGTCCGACGACGTGCTTGCCGTGATGGATCGCCTGGAGATTGAGGAGGCATCGGTCATCGGCTGGAGCGACGGCGCGTGCACGGCGCTGATCCTTGCCGACCGGCATCCGGAGCGCGTCTCGGGCGTGTTCTTCTTCGCCTGCAACATGGATGCGACTGGAACGCTCGAGTTCCACCCTACGCCCGTCATAGACCGCTGCTTCAGCCGTCACCGGAAGGATTACCAAGCGCTTTCGGCAACGCCCGATGGTTTCGAGGCTTTCGTTGCCGATGTCGGGAAGATGATGCAGAGCGAGCCGAATTATACGGCGGGAGAGCTAGCGGCGATCAAGGTGCCGGTCACTGTTGCGATCGGCGAGAGCGACGAGTTCATCCGCCGCGAACATATGAATTATCTCGCGAAGACAATCCCTGACGCTGAGCTCATTCTCATGCCCAGCGTCAGCCATTTTGCGCCGCTGCAGCGGCCAGCACTCTTCAATCGCGAGGTGCTGGCCTTTCTCGGCAGCTGAACCTGATCTCAGAGGCCGATTTCGCGCGCCCATGGCGGATTTGCGCCAGCACGGGAGACGGTGACGGCCGCAGCCTTGGCGCCGAGCGCCAGGGCATTGCCCAGCGCCTTCTCGTCGAGCGAGGCGACCTGCGCCTTGGTCAGCAGGTTGTCCATCTTGAGCGACGCCAGGACGCCGGCATCGAACGTATCGCCGGCACCGACCGTATCGACCACGGTCACGCGCTCGCTCGGCACGGTGACCTTGCGCTCATTGGTGTAGCCGGATGCGCCTTCGGCGCCCTTGGTGATGACTACGAGCTTGGCGCCCTGCTTCAGCCAGTAGGCAGCGAGATCGTCATGGCTGCCTTCGAGGCCGAACCATTCGAGGTCCTCGTCGGAGAACTTCAGGATATCCGACTTGGCGGCCATGCGCTTGATGCGCGCCATGTGGGCTTCCTTGTTCTTGATGAAGCCCGGGCGGATGTTCGGATCGAGCGAGATGACGCGCTTGGCGGCTTCGCGATCGAGCAGCGCCTCATAGGTCTCGCCGCAGGGGCTCGGGATCAGGCTGATGGCGCCGAAATGCAGCGCTTCGCAATCGTCACCGAGAACAGGAAGGTCATCGGTGGTGATCATCCGCCCTGCGGTGCCCTCGTCGTAGAAGGCGTAGGTCGCCTGGCCGTTGACGAGCTTTACGAAGGCGATGGTCGAGGGCCGCGGCGTGATTGCGCAGGGGCTATAATCGACATTGCTGGCCTTCAGCGTGCCAAGCAGGATCTCGCCCATCATGTCATCGGCAATGCCGGTGAAAAAGGCAGTCGGCACGCCCAGGCGGCCGAGCGCAATCGCGGTATTGAAGATCGCGCCGCCGGCATAGGGCGCAAAGCCCTTTTCACCCAGCGTCGTCTCACGCGGCAGCATATCGATCAGCGCTTCGCCACAGCACAAAATCATCGCAATTCCTCCCAGAAGGCTCTTGTTGCCTCAATCCAATAAGTGAGCTTTTGTCAAAAGGCTAGAGCGAAAGCTCACTTACGCCACCGTTCCGGCCGGACCAGGCGAGCGGCGCGTCCAGGAAGGCTTCGACTTCGCTCAGCGTCTTCTCATCGAACAGCTTCTGCTCCTTGGCGACGGCCAGAACGTTGCGCCAGGTAGCGATATGGTGGAGCTTCACCTTGCCGTCGGCAAAGCGCAAGGCGCCTTCATTAAAGATGCCGTAATAGAAGAGCGCCATGCCGTGATCGACGATGCCGCCGGCTGCGCGGATCGCATCGATGAAGGTGAACATGCTGCCGCCGGCAGTCGTCAGATCCTCGATGACGAGAACGCGCGACCCCTCGGGCATATGACCCTCGATCTGGGCATTACGGCCGTGACCCTTCGGCTTCTTGCGAACATAGATCATCGGCAGGCTGAGGCGATCTGCCAAGAGCGCTGCGAAAGGGATACCGGCCGTCTCGCCGCCGGCGATGCAATCGAAGCGCTCGAAGCCGGCGTCGCGGGTGATGACGCTGGCGGCGAAATCCATCACCGCCGAGCGGACGCGCGGATAGGAGAGCAGCTTGCGGCAATCGATATAGACGGGGCTCGCCATGCCGGAGGCGAGCTTATAGGGCTGCTCGGCATTGAAGTGGACCGCCTTGATTTCCCAGAGCATCTTGGCAAGGAGTTCTGCCATAATGGCGCGGTCGGGAAATGTCGTCTTGGTCATGGCTCTCTCCTTCGGCTTACGGTGCCATGCGGCAATAGCAGCAACGAAAAAATCTTTCCAGTGCCGGAACTTTTTGCACGTTCGACGCGGGCGCGAGCGCCATCCGGAGCGGCAAAACCATAGCGCGTTCACAGCGTAGTGCCCTCGATTTTTTCCACAAATCCGCGCAAATTTAAGGACCTACTGATAAATATTGGGAACCAAGGCTTTTGGCCTTACCGGACCGGCAAACCACCGGTATTCGCTAAAATTCTAATGGATGCCTTAGGATTTGAAAAACACCTGACGGGCCAATTTCTGCGCGGTTCTGAAAGCCGTGCAAGGAGTCCGGAATGAATCTGGCGATGTCCGAAATCACTCAGAAGTTCAACGCGTCGCTCACTTTCAAGATTTTCTCAATATGCTTTGCATCGACGCATATCCCCCTACTCGCCCTCATCACCTACCTCGTCACCGGCTTTCGCAGCGAAGCCATCCCGGTGCTTGGAACGGTGTTGGGCGCCACGCTCATCGGCACGGCGTTCTGCCTGGCATCCGTCTGGATGCTGATCAAGCCGTTGCATGAGATCGCAAAGACTGTGGAAACCTATCGCGCCACCGGCGCGGTCAAGCCGGTGCGCAGCAAGCGCACGGACGAGGTCGGTGTCGTCACCAACGGCATTTCGGTTCTCATTGTCGAGCTGGACGCCACCCTCTCGCAGCTGCGCCGTCAGGCAACGACAGATGTTCTCACCGGCCTCGGCAATCGCCGCTGGCTGAAGGATATCGGCTCGATGGAGATCGCCCGGGCGGCACGCGAGAGCACGGCAATCAGCGTCGTCGTCTTCGACCTCGACCATTTCAAATCGATCAACGACGAATTCGGCCACGATGTCGGCGACCAGGTGCTGATGGCGGCGGGCGCGACGATCCAGCACAATCTTCGGCCCTACGATATCGCCGCCCGCATCGGCGGCGAGGAATTCTGCCTTGTTCTGCCTCGGACGGGCACCACGGCAGCGATCGCCATTGCCGACCGGCTGCGCAAGGAACTGGCCGCCAAGGCGATCGGGCCGCTTCCGGCCGGACGCGTGACCGCAAGCTTCGGCGTCTATCGTGGTGACCCCAAAAGCGAGAGCTTGAAGGTGATGCTGACGGCGGCAGACCGGAAGCTCTATTCGGCAAAGAACAATGGCCGCAACGCCGTGCACTGGGCGGCAGCCCGGTCGGTCTCCGGCGAAAGCGTCGCCAGCTAGACCAAGCGCTCGAGATCGGCGGGCAGCATCTTCTTGTAGAGCGCGATCGCCGTCTCCCCCTCCTCATCATCCAGCGAGATCGCATAGCGCACGGCCGCCGCCAGCAGCTGCATCAGCAGCCGCGCGGCCGGCAGCAGGTCACTTTCCCTCCGTTCAGGCCAGAGGCGCTTCAGCACCGAGAACAGTGCCTGCGCATGAAACTCCATATCTTCGGCATCGACGGCTCGCAGCAGACGGTCTGCCTGCGTCGCATGCCAGATATCGCGCATGACGGGCTCGCGGCGGAAGAAGCGGTAGTATTCGTCGGTGATCGTGCCGAGCGCCCGGTGCAGCGAGGCGGCATCCGTAACCTTCGACAGCTCCTCCTCGACGCACCGCCTGCCCTCTTCGTTGAAGCGTTCGGCAAGGGTGCGGATGATCGAGGTCTTGTCTGGGAAATATTGATAGAGGGCGCCGAAGGAGAGCTCCGCCTTCTCGACGATCTCGCTCATCTTCAGGGCATCGCTGCCGTTCTTCTCGATCAGTTCGGCAGCCACAGCCAGAATCTTCTCAAAGCGATCACGGCCGCGCTGCTGGCTCGGGATGCGTCGGGGTTGCCCCCCAGGCACGGCTTGCCGCCTGCGCCGCACCGGCGTCTTATCGTCCATGCGCATCCCTCCTCGGTTGACAACGAAAATAAGAGAGTTTATCTCATTTTGCAAATGAGAGATTTTCTCTTATTTTATGGAGGGGTTTCGCCATGGCATTCATTCTTCCCATCCTGCTCGTCACCGCGGCGATCGGCAGCGGCCTGATCGCCGGCATATTCTTCGCCTTCTCAACTTTCATCATGGCGGCTTTCGCGCGTATCCCGCCCGAGCAGGGCATCGCGGCGATGAACTCGATCAACGTGACGATCGTGCGCTCGCCCTTCATGCTGCTGTTCGTCCCGGTTGCGATCCTCTGCATCACGATTGCGGTCATGGCGTTCATGGATTGGCGGGGAGTGCCAGCATCTGGATGATCGGCGGCGCGGCCGCCTATGTCGTCGCCTCCTTCATCTCAACCATTGCCTTTAACGTGCCGATGAACGACGCATTGGCGAATGTCAGCGGCAGCGGCAGCGAAGCCGTGACGCTCTGGAACCGCTATCTCAGCGACTGGACCTGGTGGAACCATGTGCGCACGGTGGCGTCGCTGGCTTCCGCCATCGCCTTTGTCCGTGCGCTGATGATCCTTTGAATGAGGCGGGAGGCGTTCCTCCCGCCGGAACCGTCACTTCTTTTCGCAGAAGGCGATCCGGTTGCTGAACGGATCGATGACGGTCACTTCCCATCCCCAGGGGGCGTCCTCGATCCCCGGCTTCATGTAGCGATAGTCCTTGGCCGACAGTTCCGCTTGGAAGGCGCGCACGCCTGTCATCCACACGAATGCCTTGGCGCCGGGGCTCGCATCGCCGGAATGCTCGCTGAGATGCATGATCAGCTTGCCGCGCGAAACCTGGCAATAGAGCGGGAAGTTCTCGCCGAAGCGGTGTTCCCAATCGAGCGTGAAGCCCAGGAAGCCGCAATAGAACTCCATGGCCTTTGCCACATCGAAGATGCGGAAGATCGGGATCGGCAGCTCCAGCGCAATCGCTGAACTCGAGCCTTCCGCCTCGTCCAGCTTGGCGGCGAGGATATTCCATTGATCGAAGCCGAATTGCCGGGCCACGATCTCCAATGTCTCGCTGTGGGTGAGGAAAATATCGCGGCTCGCAAGAGCTTGCCGCAGTGCTTTTGCCATGATCTTGGCATCGCGAAAATCGCGCATGGTTCATCCTTCCATCGGCAGCGAACAGGAAGATCAGTGCCCGCGTCTGCTGACCCGTTCGCCATCGTTTGCCATTGGCAAGGATGTGAAGGATTTCATCTGGATGCATTCACCTTA encodes the following:
- the pgi gene encoding glucose-6-phosphate isomerase, whose product is MNAIVEKLKSTAAATKATDIRAAFAADPKRFSRFTASLDDLLMDYSKTAVNDEILALLVKLAEEGGVAKKRDEMFSGKAINFTEDRAVLHTALRNRSNTPVLVDGKDVMPDVNSVLAAMGKFADGIRSGALKGATGKKITDVVNIGIGGSDLGPVMATLALAPFHDGPRAHFVSNIDGAHIADTLKLVQPETTLFIIASKTFTTVETMTNAQTARNFIAKALGDAAVQHHFAAVSTALDKVAAFGIGSERVFGFWDWVGGRYSLWSAIGLPIMIAIGPENFGKFLDGAHAVDNHFRQAPVTENLPMLLGLIGFYHRNVLGYPTRAVLPYDQRLSRFPAYLQQLDMESNGKGVTIDGTPVEGNSGPVVWGEPGTNGQHAFYQLIHQGTSIIPAEFMIAANAFEPELRHQHQLLMSNVLAQSEALMKGRTFEEAKKQLTDKGMDDKKADFIAPHRVFTGNRPSITFVYDKLTPYALGRLIALYEHRVFVEGVLFRINSFDQWGVELGKELATGLLPVVEGKESAAGHDSSTQGLVAALAKLAK
- a CDS encoding GGDEF domain-containing protein, with amino-acid sequence MNLAMSEITQKFNASLTFKIFSICFASTHIPLLALITYLVTGFRSEAIPVLGTVLGATLIGTAFCLASVWMLIKPLHEIAKTVETYRATGAVKPVRSKRTDEVGVVTNGISVLIVELDATLSQLRRQATTDVLTGLGNRRWLKDIGSMEIARAARESTAISVVVFDLDHFKSINDEFGHDVGDQVLMAAGATIQHNLRPYDIAARIGGEEFCLVLPRTGTTAAIAIADRLRKELAAKAIGPLPAGRVTASFGVYRGDPKSESLKVMLTAADRKLYSAKNNGRNAVHWAAARSVSGESVAS
- a CDS encoding TetR/AcrR family transcriptional regulator, coding for MDDKTPVRRRRQAVPGGQPRRIPSQQRGRDRFEKILAVAAELIEKNGSDALKMSEIVEKAELSFGALYQYFPDKTSIIRTLAERFNEEGRRCVEEELSKVTDAASLHRALGTITDEYYRFFRREPVMRDIWHATQADRLLRAVDAEDMEFHAQALFSVLKRLWPERRESDLLPAARLLMQLLAAAVRYAISLDDEEGETAIALYKKMLPADLERLV
- a CDS encoding carbohydrate kinase, translating into MILCCGEALIDMLPRETTLGEKGFAPYAGGAIFNTAIALGRLGVPTAFFTGIADDMMGEILLGTLKASNVDYSPCAITPRPSTIAFVKLVNGQATYAFYDEGTAGRMITTDDLPVLGDDCEALHFGAISLIPSPCGETYEALLDREAAKRVISLDPNIRPGFIKNKEAHMARIKRMAAKSDILKFSDEDLEWFGLEGSHDDLAAYWLKQGAKLVVITKGAEGASGYTNERKVTVPSERVTVVDTVGAGDTFDAGVLASLKMDNLLTKAQVASLDEKALGNALALGAKAAAVTVSRAGANPPWAREIGL
- a CDS encoding glyoxalase superfamily protein; translated protein: MRDFRDAKIMAKALRQALASRDIFLTHSETLEIVARQFGFDQWNILAAKLDEAEGSSSAIALELPIPIFRIFDVAKAMEFYCGFLGFTLDWEHRFGENFPLYCQVSRGKLIMHLSEHSGDASPGAKAFVWMTGVRAFQAELSAKDYRYMKPGIEDAPWGWEVTVIDPFSNRIAFCEKK
- a CDS encoding orotate phosphoribosyltransferase; its protein translation is MTKTTFPDRAIMAELLAKMLWEIKAVHFNAEQPYKLASGMASPVYIDCRKLLSYPRVRSAVMDFAASVITRDAGFERFDCIAGGETAGIPFAALLADRLSLPMIYVRKKPKGHGRNAQIEGHMPEGSRVLVIEDLTTAGGSMFTFIDAIRAAGGIVDHGMALFYYGIFNEGALRFADGKVKLHHIATWRNVLAVAKEQKLFDEKTLSEVEAFLDAPLAWSGRNGGVSELSL
- a CDS encoding alpha/beta hydrolase; translation: MEFADDELFKFDEDGAEPLPASGAEGRVSSDGAEIWCASYGAGPAVILLHGGLGNAGNWGYQVPALVDAGYRVIVIDSRGHGRSTRDDRPFSYVLMSDDVLAVMDRLEIEEASVIGWSDGACTALILADRHPERVSGVFFFACNMDATGTLEFHPTPVIDRCFSRHRKDYQALSATPDGFEAFVADVGKMMQSEPNYTAGELAAIKVPVTVAIGESDEFIRREHMNYLAKTIPDAELILMPSVSHFAPLQRPALFNREVLAFLGS
- a CDS encoding long-chain fatty acid--CoA ligase, which produces MNSISVHPGGEKRQKPWLATYPDIVPAEIPPLEYESVAELLEKSCERYADRVAFSSMGKALTYRDLEVQTRKVAAWLQSLGLQKGDRVAVMMPNVLQNPVAVYGILRAGLTVVNVNPLYTPRELEHQLRDAGAKAIFVLENFARTVEQVLVKTDVRHVVVTSLGEMLGAKGLIVNLVVRKVKKLVPSWSIPQHKTFKQVLSEGAGRSLQRPTLSGDDIAFLQYTGGTTGVAKGAILTHRNLLANKLQLQLWLKSAFDKKKQPDVLNFLCALPLYHIFALTVNSLMGMSLGAHNILIANPRDIPGFVKEFSKANVHIFPGLNTLFNALMNNAEFAKLDFSSLVMSLGGGMAVQRPVAERWLKMTGSHITEGYGLSETSPVATANRFDSPEFTGSIGLPIPSTELDIRDEDGNSLPLGEIGEICIRGPQVMAGYWNKPDETARVMTPDGYFRTGDMGFMDERGYTKIVDRKKDMILVSGFNVYPNEIEEVAAMHPGVLESAAVGVPDGHSGETVKLFVVRKDANLTEADVKAHCAANLTNYKRPRIIEFRDELPKSPVGKILRKDLRG